The Rubripirellula tenax genome contains the following window.
GCTACGTCCGCCGCTTTACATCAAGCGAGCCTTTGAGATCGCCGCGGAGCACGCCCCCAACGTCAAGCTGCTGTACAACCAGCACGGTGACATGGAGCCCGAAGCGTGGAAAAAGGTCTGTGCCGCGGTTCTGTATCTTCGCGAAAAGAACGTTCGCATCGACGGCATTGGCTGGCAGGCTCACGTCGATTCCGACTTCGAAAAGGACGCCGGCAACATGCAACGACTGAATCAACTGATCACCTGGGCACACCAACACGATTTGGAATTCCACATTACCGAAAACACGGTTTGGACAAAGGACGCGGATCACGACGCCCAAGCGGCGACCTTCGCGGCCATCATCCGAACGTTGCTTTCGCACTGTCGCGGCGGCGTCGTGACATGGAACGCGTGGCAAATGCGGGACTCCGATACGCAGCGGCCCGACCGGCAGGGCAACCTGTTTGACAAGAACGGAAGCCCTCGGCCGTCTTACTATGCCGTCCAAAAAGAATTGCTGAATTTCAAGCAATCGCTTCGCCGCGAGTAGTCCGCTGCATTTCCGCCCCCAAACGGCCTGATGAAACGACATTGGGCAGAAGAGAGTCCTGAAAAAATGCCCGTGTGGGAAATCTTGAAGAAAATTGTCGCAATTCCCGCAAAAAATCGTGTTGATGCCGGAATTAGGCCCGGTACGGCGTTTCTAACCGCGGAGGTGGTCCAACGCCGAACATCATTTGACCGCACCTGCCAGGCTCGAGAGTTACCACATGTTCCAAAAACCTTTGCTCAGTCTCAGCGCCATCCTAGCCGGACTTGTTGCCTTCAGTCCGGCCAACGTCTTGGGCGATCTCGTGCTTGTGTTCGAGGGGAATCACAATGGTACGGTTGCCCAGATCACTAATGGTGGGACAGGCTTCGAGACGATCACATTGGATTTCTCGACGGGTGCAAACACTCCGAATGGTTCTTATGGGTACACGATCAGCGGCATTGACGCCGCAGCTGACGGAACCGCGAACGATAGTTTGACGTTTTCGTTTGGTGTGGCAGCCGCGGGTGGAAATGGCGACGTTGCTTTTCAGGATGACGGCAACTTTGGCGTCACTGGTAACGGCGCCGGTAATTTGAATGCTGCGGACGAAACGTTGACGTTCAGCTTATTGAGCCAATCGCTAACCCTTGGCGATCCCGGAACCGGTTCTGTTACCGGTGGTGGCTTCAATCGGATCGCTTTCTCGCAGCTCAATAGCGCAGACGAGACAGCCGTCCTGAGCGGTGGTACATCCGCCGACGGAGTGATCACGGGGGCCACGACCTTTAGTCCAATTTCCACCTTCACGATTGGCCACACTGGCGACACCTCTAACTTTCGCGTTGGCCCGGCCCGATACCGATTCTCCATCACGGCCGAGGCAACGGCTGTTCCCGAGCCATCTTCCCTGGCGCTGATGGCGGTTGCGTCGCTAGGTGGATGGATGCATTGGCGACGCAAGCAGCGTTCGCTTGCCAAGTCCTGAGAATGCAACGGACTTGCTTTTCGTTCACCGCTGCGATCGCCGTGTTTCTGCGCCAAGACCGCAGCTTGCGAACGTCTGATTACATTGTTCAGCGGGAACTTCTCCCTTACTTTCAATCAGACAAATAACGCGATGACAATCAATCGACTGCTCGTTTTTGCATTGGTGGCGACGGCTTCGCTTTTCCAACACGCAACCATGGACGGCGCGGATTCCGACAAGCCCAACATCGTTTTGTTTTTTGTCGATGACTTTGGCGCACGCGATCTTTCGTGCTACGGCAGCAGCCTGTACGAGACGCCGAACATGGATCGGTTGGCCGCCGAAGGAATGCGGTTCACCGATGCTTATTCAGCCTATCCCCGTTGTGTGCCCTCGCGAGTGGGGCTGCTGTCGGGGAAGTGCCCAGCACGTGTCCAATACGAGTCGGACCAACGCAAAGGCAAAGAACACCATCTTCCGCTAAGCGAAGTCACCTTTGGTGAAGCACTGCAAGAACACGGTTACCAAACCTGCTACATCGGCAAGTGGCATCTCGGTCACGAGGGTGGAGATCCGAGAGCGCAAGGTTTCGAGACCGTCATTCATGCGGGGTCGGCCGGTGCAACGGGCAGCTTCTTCCATCCGTTTTCGGTCGAGAAAGGTCACTCCGTCGAGAACCCCATCGAAAGCAAAGAGGGCGACAACCTGATCGATCGGATGACCGACGAAGCGGTGAAGTACATCGATGCCGCGAAGGAAAAACCGTTCTTGATGGTGATGGCGCATTACGCCGTTCACACTCCAATCGAAGCACCCGAGGAGATCACGAAAAAGTATTCCAGGAAGCTTCGCAAAGCGGGTTTGGCATCGGGCGGAAAACGCGACGATGCCGACTTCGTTCGGGACCGACAAGGGATGACGAA
Protein-coding sequences here:
- a CDS encoding PEP-CTERM sorting domain-containing protein, encoding MFQKPLLSLSAILAGLVAFSPANVLGDLVLVFEGNHNGTVAQITNGGTGFETITLDFSTGANTPNGSYGYTISGIDAAADGTANDSLTFSFGVAAAGGNGDVAFQDDGNFGVTGNGAGNLNAADETLTFSLLSQSLTLGDPGTGSVTGGGFNRIAFSQLNSADETAVLSGGTSADGVITGATTFSPISTFTIGHTGDTSNFRVGPARYRFSITAEATAVPEPSSLALMAVASLGGWMHWRRKQRSLAKS
- a CDS encoding sulfatase encodes the protein MTINRLLVFALVATASLFQHATMDGADSDKPNIVLFFVDDFGARDLSCYGSSLYETPNMDRLAAEGMRFTDAYSAYPRCVPSRVGLLSGKCPARVQYESDQRKGKEHHLPLSEVTFGEALQEHGYQTCYIGKWHLGHEGGDPRAQGFETVIHAGSAGATGSFFHPFSVEKGHSVENPIESKEGDNLIDRMTDEAVKYIDAAKEKPFLMVMAHYAVHTPIEAPEEITKKYSRKLRKAGLASGGKRDDADFVRDRQGMTKTIQNNPTYAAMIEKTDDSLGRIMLALAEAGVADKTAIILTSDHGGLSTRGLENNRGVATSNAPFRQGKGSIFEGGTRVPLIVKWPGRIEPGKVSSVQVTGMDHYPPMMMKSSPCRSS